In Euphorbia lathyris chromosome 2, ddEupLath1.1, whole genome shotgun sequence, the sequence TATTGTattcttctttattttttctattgtTATTATCGTTTTTCACATGCAATGTTTCTCCATTATCAGCCCCATAAAGCGAAAGAATATAATGCAAAACCTGTTGAGCAAGGAAGCAAAAGCTTACTTCAAGCAATGAACGCAACTGACTCTGCCAAAACTTCTAACTTAAATCAGGTTGACAAGCTTTGGATACTGAGgtaatttttcattattttgctACATCTATTGTCTATTGAATATGCAAGAAAACTTAAAAACTGAAGGCCAAAAAGTTTGTGCTAGAAGAAACTGATAGACTTTAGTTTGGTGAAAAAATTTCCAGGGACACTATGCAGGAGTTAGTGAAGGGCCAGAACTCAATGCAGGCAAGTGCAAGTTCATTTTCGTATGGTATCATATATTTTACGTGTATTGAACTCTCTTGGCTTATACTTTGTTGCGATGGTGTTGAAGCAGAGTAATGAAAGGAAGGAATTGCATCAGGTTTTACCCCCAAAATCTGGCGAAACTGTTAAAGAGAAGTTGTACGTATATGTGCTATTTTCGTTTTATTTCTATACACGTTTTTGTAATAGTAACCATTTCGTTTAAATAGTGCAAGGCTCCGAGCTAGACAGAAACAAAGAGTTTCCCTTGGGAACAAAAGCAGGGCAGCGATTCCTGGTTCGAGAATTGATGGACATGAACCACGGGTTTGGTTGAACGCAAGCAGTATTGAATCGGTGAGAGTGCATACTCCAGAAGTTGGTCCGAAGCAGCCAGTGTTGGTGGATCCTCTTCCATTGAGGGAGACAAGTGCTTCAGTAGACAAGTTGCTATATGAATCTGCAGAGGACATTTTCAGTCGTTTAAATTCTTGTAAGAATCTTTCCATCTTAGAAGACCCTAGAAGAATTCACTTGCTTCAGGAGCAATTGGAAGGAAAGGAACCTGTTCTTCCATGGAAGCAGGATTCAAGCTTTGATATATCATCTCTGATGCTGGTATGCTCTCTTCTTGTCTAGAAGGAATTACcgagatttttaaaaaaaaagtatattttaCAATTTTCTTGAATGAacaatgattaatttactactTTATTTATCTGTAGAATCAAACTGCAGTGTCTCAAGGAGGAAACTATTATCCTTGGAATGTAGAATCGAGTTCAAAATTGACTGATGTAGTCGCTGACAGCGGGATAAGGGTTTGGAACAATGTAGAAACATCAAACAACTTTGTTTCTACTGAACTGAGGTTAAGCTCTATGCCTTCTTCTCAGGACCAGCTGTCCTGGAACCCGGGAAAGCCAGCAACCCAGCAACTTCTTCTCGGAGGGCTGATAGACATTCGGAAGCTGAAACTCATAGCAGAGGTGACCATTACTGGGTAGAAACTTATAGCAGCAGGAGCATCAAGTGCAGTAGCTGTAGCAATGGATGTTAGCTTATAGGCTCTTGTTTTTCTTAacttaatttagtttaatctactcattttttttagtatttttggTTCTAGAGCTTATTAGCTTAGGTGAGTcgcaattttattttatttatacttcAAAAATAATTCTACCATTGTCCATAAGTCCATTATATCAAAAGATCGTTATAACTAAAAGTTATTGTCTATAAAGAAACATAGGCTCGGTGTACTAAACTCAGAATATTCAGCTTCCATTCTAGTGACATTGTGGTGATTTGTTTTCTGTGCTTTTGCCATGTTTCACAGCATTGCTACGAGTGTGTAGTATCTGATATGGGTGGAGATTTGCTTTGCTAACATTATATCATACCTGCCCGGTTTTCATTTTcgtttttgtttcatattcGTATTTAGAATAATCTGTTTCCGTTTCGTATTTGGAACTCCTTTTTATCATTACAAAGAAGTGTCATGGGCACAGGGAGATGGGAAATAAGTTAGTCTGTGATGCCATGCCAACATCCTATACAGAAGGAACTCGTAGCAAACGCGTAGAAACTCGTAGGCAGCAGGAGCATCAAATACAGTTAGCTGTAGCAATGGATGCTTGCTTATAAATTCCTGTTTTTTCAGTAATTTAGATTCATCAGTTGCCAAATGAGTAGACTTTCAACTGTCTGATTTTTGCTTCCGTTTCCGTTTCATATTTAGAATAATCGGTAATGAACTTTCTATGCTTGCATTGATGCTATCTATTCTGCTGTTGTTCCAATATCAGAGTTATGACTGTTACTCATTTATTTGTGTCCATTTTTTGTCTGTTACTCATTAAATTTTCAAATTGTTTCATCTCTTTGAAACCTATGAATACCTGCAGTTTTCATTGTACAGACACACTGCAAATTCGTTTTTCTATTCTGCAAATAATCCTTCATGATTTGTTTTCTCTGTTCTTCTGGGCTATCAAACTTGTTGTCGAGAGCTTCTACTTTGATCGCACGACTTATTAGCTCACTGTGTTAACCTTGTGGAGCAATCGGGTGTTGTGATTGCATTTCTgtcatatattatattatgttattaAAAGGTGTCATGGGATCCTAGAATGTAAGTTCAAGGCGCTATGCTCACAAAGGAGCACTCAGGCGTGTGCCTCTTGTTCAGAGTCTAGCGCCTTTTGCGCTTGAGGCGTGCCTTTGATTAATAAAGATTCATAGTCTCCATTTAATCCTTACGTTCAATGTGACAAAGTGAAGTAAAATCCATGGACCAAATCTGTAGGAAGTAGCATACCTTGAGCTCCCAATGGTCACTGGCTAACCATTGGATCCTATTCAACCAATTGAACACATTGTTTTTAAAAGAGTTGCTTTTAAAGAGCAAATCCTAAAAAAGTTTAACCTATACTTTTGGCTGTGGTGTTGGAGTTTTTGCCTGTCATTGCCGACTTTCAGCAGAACAGgtttagtaatttttttatttcagttAGCAAAGAGCAAAGAGGGATCATTAACTAAGAAGCAGATTATAGAAGCTAAAAAAAGTGTCTTCAACCAAATTAGGTTTATTCGAGTGGTTAAGTGTTTCAAGTCACTTAAGTTAGATACCTCGAGTTAAAGGATGTCCGACCAGTCTCAAACTGTTTAATCacagtaattaaaaaaaaaggcttAAGCAATTTCAGTAATTGGATGTATTGATGCTCCTAGTTCGGTAATGAACTCTCTATGCTTGCATTGATGCTATCTATTTTGCTTTTTGTTGTCACAAGCCACTGCAAAAGGTCATTTTCATTTGCTGTCCCTAAATTATGTATTTAAGTAACAACATTGTCCTGAAATCTCCATATTTAACAATTAAATTTTGGTACAACAGAACAAATTATCACATAAAACAAACTATTATTGTTATTGGTAATACAAAGGCGGTTAAATTTGACATTTATACTTTCATTTTTCAGTTAATTAGGTTTTGAGTTTATTTGTTTAAGGGGataaagtaaaaaagaaaaaaaaaatcttcattgtcaagatcaattttaatctAACATCATGTATAAATGAAAACCTAATAGTGAGAAGAAAATcgttttttttgttgcaaaagATGTCTTTAATAATGAAATCTCATGTTTCGCAACATCATTTTCTAGTAATGGGAAATTCCGTTACTAAAGCATTTTGCAATGACTTTCTTTTGTTGGTAAAGCAACTGCCAAATGAAATATCTGTCTCGGCAGGAAAATTCATTGGCAATCTGTATTCCTTCGTCCATGTCCAACAAATTTTACATTATTGTTTATTTcccaaaattttaaaaagatatatataatatttttaattaattaatttggatTAAAGAGATATAGAATTGTGCTTTCAAATGAGTCGAATCACtagaatttttatatatatactgaatacgaaaatgaaaatgattatGAAGATAAATTGCTCAAAGAAATTAATTACTTGGTTTAGTCCACAAATTGCAGCTTTATGGAGTTCCGCAATAATACACGGCATCTGGGTCCTGTGGTTTACACGAAACCAAGTTGTTTTTGAAGGCGAAAGCCCTAACATAACACTGGCCTTCAAACGTTTATGGAATTTAGTTCGGGAGACAGGCGAGCTAGATTCAAGCTCTATGTGGAATTCGGTTGTCGAGTGTAAGATTTTGGCGCAGCTGGGTCTTCAGAGGAGGCCGCACCGTGCTGAACGAATTATTCCAGTTCGCTGGCAGGGCCCCCCTACGGGCTGGTGGAAAGTAAACACAGACGCCTCTGTTGCCGGAACGTCGGGCACGGCAGGGGGTGGAGGAATCTTTCGAACGGAACACGGGAGCTTTACCGGAGCTTTTGCTTTCCCCATTGATTGCAATCTCTCTTACATCGCTGAGTTAATTGCGGCGATAAAGGCAATCAACATAGCTCATTCTCGGAACTGGAATAATCTTTGGGTGGAAAGTGACTCAGTTCCTGAGGTCCCAATCTTGTGAGGTCCCTTGGGTTGCTAGGCAAGAATGGCTCCGTTGCCTGCAGAATATGGAGGCTATGACGGTAGTTTGCACGCACATTTACAGGGAAGGGAACCAAGTCGCAGATAAACTGGCAAACTATGGAAGGATTACTGGGAGAAATGACTGGTGGGACGAATTACCACATTTTTGTTCCGCGGTTTTCTTAAGCAATTTAGAAAATCGTACTGTTTACCGCTTTCGTTAAATCCTATTGGATCTCACTTGTaatgttttattcttttattctttaataAATTTGGCTCCGGCCTAAACGTCGAAGGCaggggtgccaacatagttgggatgtctgcTCCACTCGCTCCCGGATCGCCAGCTTTCAATtaacaaaattaacaaaattttGGCGGATTTTGGTATCtctaattttacttaaaatcaaCAGTGACAGTAAACAACCTTTATTTCctaatttagattttttttaataaaatatttaatttcataaagagaacacaagaaaaaaaaaattcaaaataaataaataaatatatcttaCATTTAGACTATAATAAAATGCACAATAGAAAACACAGtccatagaaaaaaaaaacaaaaagaaatacaaaagacataaaaacataaataataatACTTGGAAAAAAAAACTGCCACTGCCCCATAAAATCCACAATTGTAAACAGTATTTACTACACggtctttttatttattaaagatTGGAAGTTAGAACTAATCCGATCCCGGACATTTCAACTAAGTTGACACCTTTTTCAGGAAGCGAGAAAGAGCTAGATCaagatattattaaaaaaaaatgaataaaagaatACAACTCCAATGGAGCAAGTGAGCGTAATGAGTTAGGTGACAGCCACGTATCTAGGGGTGACAATGAGGCGGACGGAGGTGGGGATGCATTCTCCATTTCGCCCCAATACTTTCATGGACGACGATTTTAAAGGAATCTCCAAAAAGAGAATCAGAGATTTGTTTACCTCCACACCCACACCCATACCCAATGGGTGATGTGATGGGGAATCTCAATCACcaaaaaaaacatgtattacaccATAAAAAAAACGTTAAATAAAACATCTAGTAATATTAATAATTACTGTGGTCAGAAAGGCACCTTCAAATTGAAGAATGTCAACACCATGTACCTCATTctcaattataaatataatacaaTATAAAGCTTTTCAAGCACATAAGTGTCACGGGCCAGGTCGGAGCTAGGCCAAAGCCTCGTGTGGCGTCAAGACTGAGTCTCAGCCAGCCAACTCCTATCGAAAGGGTATATCCACTTGAAGCATCAAATATCTCGTCAATTCATCCATCGGTATTCCATCCCGAAGGGATTCCCTACGGTTAAACCCCGCCTCAGAAAGAACTCGCACTATGGGCTAACTCGGAAGCCCAAAGTGTCCATAGGGGTTCCACCCTAGGTTGGATCGCTTAAACTAGTCCTGACAACTGGTCTAAGGGTTGGAGGAGATCTGACGCCAGATGACTCTGTCCCTCCTATAGTCTTTCTTACACCGATTTGAAGCCCATGGCCAATGGACATTGATATGTCTCATTCACCACTCGTCGCCCATCGGGCCCGATCCTCCTCGACGCCTTGCCACAACTCTTATCGATGTTTGGCCCAACGTTTGAGATGGACCCAAAACTGTAGCACATGCATTACCCACATTTTGCATGAGTGTCTTTTACTACCAAAGTCGATATGTACTGATCtctagaagatgatgaactcgTTCTGGTGGGGGATGAAAGCAAGGGGGCAGCGTAGGATCCACCGATTTGACTGGTCTCGACTCAGTGTTAGAAAAGAGGAAGGTGGATTGGGGTTTCAGGATTTACAGAATTTCAATCTAACACTTCTGGGAAAGTAAGGTTGGAAGTTCCTCACCGAACTGCACACATTGGTAAATAAGATTAtaaaagctaaatattttcttTCAGGGTCTTTTCTTACCTCTAAATTGGGCTCTAATCCTAGTTACGTTTGTGGGAGTGTGTGGCGTTCAATAAAAGTTCTTAATTTGGGGATCCATTGGTGTATTGGTGATGGTCGTTCGATTTTTGTATGGAGGGATCCGTGGCTAAAGACAGTGTCGGGTTCCATGTTGGGTCGGAAGTGGTGGAGGGTCACGCGGGTGCGGTAGTGgctaatctttttttttatcataggAACTAAACTATGGGACCATGGGAAGTTAAACCAACCGTTTTGTCCTCGTGAAGCCTTGGAAATCAGTACTTTGGTGGTTCTGACTAGACAGGTGGGGACCGACAAATATGGCACCATACATGGTCAAGGATTTATTCTAGCAAGTCAGGGTATATAGCACTGACCAATGGACAAGAAGTGAGTGTTGTTGTGCTAAGGGTTGGAAGCGACTCTGGGATTTGGACATGCCGCCGAAGGTTAAATCTTTCCTTTAGAAGGTTGGCTCACAATGTATTTCTACTCAATACCAGCTAGCCGCGCGTAGGGTGAATATTCCTATTCATTGCCTGTTCTAGTCGACGTTGAACATGATTTCTATTTATTTGGGAACTATGGTTTTGCTCAGGAGTGCTGGCTAATAAATCGCGTGGATGTAGTAATTTTCGACCATGAACATTTT encodes:
- the LOC136220752 gene encoding protein CHROMATIN REMODELING 4-like; its protein translation is MPSPDNMIDKRNGSYQGNNHKRKQPPQKQTKSKCHGLVSLTINSQAGIEGNSSNLPPRTIGADGHYYECVVCDNGGDLLCCDTCPSTYHLHCLSPPLDSVPAGNWQCQNCFQAVDISTPLRSLKRSKKIASSNKNPPADALHSLADAGALMEKASEKRVLIDEEQNVVNHNGDGKERETSSAANGIKVYTRRAGKKAVGEGHAKLTTNTEALLNDLNASRPHKAKEYNAKPVEQGSKSLLQAMNATDSAKTSNLNQVDKLWILRDTMQELVKGQNSMQSNERKELHQVLPPKSGETVKEKFARLRARQKQRVSLGNKSRAAIPGSRIDGHEPRVWLNASSIESVRVHTPEVGPKQPVLVDPLPLRETSASVDKLLYESAEDIFSRLNSCKNLSILEDPRRIHLLQEQLEGKEPVLPWKQDSSFDISSLMLNQTAVSQGGNYYPWNVESSSKLTDVVADSGIRVWNNVETSNNFVSTELRLSSMPSSQDQLSWNPGKPATQQLLLGGLIDIRKLKLIAEVTITG